The following proteins are co-located in the Armatimonadota bacterium genome:
- the scpB gene encoding SMC-Scp complex subunit ScpB codes for MNLSNQIEAILFVADSPVPAAELAKLLDVEETVVRDELRKIAQVCSENRGIQLMQIAGGFQFSTKPEMAEIVARFLRPARQKLTRSQLETLAIVAYRQPVTMAEIEAVRGVQSDHTVRALLDRRMVKEVGRKQTPGRPLLYGTSEQFLHQFKLNDLSELPQIDFDSIETQPESEPVESSEFVQS; via the coding sequence ATGAACCTCTCGAATCAGATCGAAGCCATTCTGTTCGTCGCTGACTCTCCAGTACCCGCTGCAGAGCTCGCAAAACTACTCGATGTTGAAGAGACTGTCGTGCGCGATGAACTGCGAAAAATCGCACAAGTATGCTCCGAGAATCGCGGGATTCAGCTGATGCAAATCGCTGGAGGATTCCAGTTCAGCACCAAGCCCGAAATGGCGGAAATTGTGGCTCGGTTCCTACGTCCAGCCCGGCAGAAGCTCACCCGCAGTCAACTCGAAACTCTGGCGATTGTCGCTTACCGACAGCCAGTCACGATGGCCGAAATTGAGGCTGTTCGTGGAGTGCAAAGCGACCACACGGTCCGAGCACTCCTAGACCGGAGAATGGTGAAAGAAGTCGGCAGAAAGCAAACCCCAGGGCGACCCTTGCTATACGGTACGTCCGAACAGTTTTTGCATCAGTTCAAGCTCAACGATTTGAGCGAACTCCCCCAAATCGACTTTGATTCGATCGAAACGCAGCCAGAATCCGAACCGGTAGAATCGTCTGAGTTCGTTCAGTCATGA
- a CDS encoding DUF4127 family protein gives MRKGLCGALLIIASSVSHASTSFSTSYPPDGSIGNYKKILLIPIDDRPATGQFPAMIGAIADVRVQTPPAFLLGRFLNPGSPDALLDWLESQDLRQYSAIVASADMIAYGGLIASRTGTTSLESAKSRAARFEEIRSRFPQTKCFVFSSLMRLAPTATTENRPWRENLVRTVISRERFLKRPMWENFVPFFTNSSRLPEKILADFDAVRARNFEFQTYLMNRTKAGSFDFLVLGQDDAQPEGPQIAEQQKLRSFNNDPNSLDRIYFCEGIDQHANVLVSRAILSTIGWKPRVRVVYTDNQGAELTPTYEIRPLKESVNEQIIASGGEIAKSVEDSDYSLYINTPNPSQSSFATFSGNLGEELEMGFPVAVADVNLGKTGTGDPNLFDALTQGDRAMKLIGYAGWNTAGNTIGTTIPMANVYLAARRLPVDPLQRELNQRAFLLHRLVNDFEYHRFTRPMAYEFIDNNPPATREETYGERFESVNRLVQQDLSQRLNRVFTQQFLGRTFFAGTRQYVLDGIDAVSVDLPWPRAYEVRLGFQLRAQEVKR, from the coding sequence ATGCGCAAGGGACTGTGTGGAGCACTACTCATCATCGCCAGCAGTGTTTCCCACGCTTCCACATCCTTTTCCACAAGTTATCCACCCGATGGCTCGATTGGCAACTACAAAAAAATCCTGTTGATCCCTATCGACGATCGTCCAGCGACAGGACAATTTCCGGCCATGATCGGCGCTATAGCCGATGTCCGAGTGCAAACTCCTCCAGCATTTTTGTTGGGTCGTTTCTTGAATCCGGGTTCACCGGACGCACTCCTGGACTGGTTGGAATCACAAGATCTGCGACAATATTCCGCAATCGTTGCTAGCGCAGACATGATCGCCTACGGAGGGTTGATCGCTTCAAGAACCGGTACGACTTCTTTGGAATCAGCTAAGTCGCGAGCTGCTCGGTTTGAAGAGATTCGTAGTCGTTTCCCACAAACAAAGTGCTTCGTCTTCAGCAGTTTGATGCGGCTCGCCCCGACCGCGACGACAGAGAACAGGCCCTGGCGCGAGAACCTCGTTCGAACGGTCATCTCCCGCGAGAGATTCTTGAAGCGGCCGATGTGGGAGAACTTCGTGCCGTTTTTCACAAACTCCTCACGGTTGCCCGAGAAGATTCTTGCCGACTTTGACGCTGTTCGGGCACGAAACTTTGAATTCCAAACCTACTTGATGAACCGGACGAAGGCAGGGAGTTTTGACTTTTTGGTGCTCGGGCAGGACGATGCACAGCCCGAAGGTCCGCAGATCGCCGAGCAACAAAAGCTGCGATCTTTCAACAACGATCCGAATTCCTTGGATCGCATCTATTTTTGCGAAGGAATTGATCAGCACGCGAACGTTTTGGTGAGCCGAGCGATCCTTTCGACGATTGGGTGGAAACCACGCGTTCGTGTGGTCTACACGGATAACCAAGGGGCCGAACTTACTCCGACCTACGAAATCCGTCCACTCAAAGAGTCTGTGAATGAGCAGATCATCGCGAGTGGCGGCGAGATCGCCAAATCCGTCGAGGATTCAGATTATTCGCTGTACATCAACACTCCAAACCCGAGTCAATCCAGCTTTGCCACTTTCTCCGGGAACCTAGGCGAAGAACTCGAAATGGGATTCCCAGTGGCGGTGGCCGACGTCAATCTTGGCAAGACTGGCACCGGCGATCCGAACCTTTTTGACGCACTCACCCAAGGCGACCGGGCCATGAAATTGATTGGATACGCAGGCTGGAACACGGCGGGGAACACGATCGGAACCACCATTCCGATGGCGAATGTCTACCTGGCAGCAAGGCGATTACCCGTCGATCCGCTTCAGCGCGAACTAAACCAGAGAGCATTTTTGTTGCACCGGCTCGTGAACGACTTTGAGTACCACCGGTTCACGCGCCCGATGGCCTACGAATTCATCGACAACAACCCGCCCGCAACCCGAGAAGAGACGTATGGAGAGCGATTTGAATCCGTCAACCGACTGGTCCAACAAGATCTCTCACAGCGACTGAACCGAGTTTTTACTCAACAATTCCTCGGCAGGACTTTCTTTGCGGGTACTCGCCAATATGTGCTCGACGGGATCGATGCGGTCAGCGTCGATCTACCTTGGCCCCGTGCCTACGAAGTTCGGCTCGGATTCCAACTCCGTGCGCAAGAGGTCAAGCGCTAA
- the ruvA gene encoding Holliday junction branch migration protein RuvA yields the protein MISRLMGELLEVGGGRAVILCGGVGYEVLLPESALHALPPIGNSTNIYTRQIVREDALFLVGFLSEGDRKLFDLLSDVKGCGPKISLQVISDLGAESAFESIATEDAKALAKATGVGPRLAERIILELKDKVRQVGFERKLVGVSTSGKAVVAAEDDLVEALMSLGYRRAEAEAAASQVLPSEGDLSERLRIALRGLTK from the coding sequence ATGATTTCCAGGCTCATGGGTGAACTCCTTGAGGTCGGCGGGGGCCGGGCGGTCATCCTTTGTGGTGGCGTCGGCTACGAAGTGTTGTTGCCCGAATCGGCTCTGCATGCGCTGCCACCAATCGGAAACAGCACGAATATTTACACGCGTCAAATCGTGCGAGAAGACGCCTTGTTTCTCGTCGGATTTCTTTCGGAAGGGGATCGAAAACTATTCGATCTACTCTCGGATGTTAAGGGCTGCGGTCCGAAAATCTCCTTGCAAGTGATCAGCGATCTCGGAGCAGAATCGGCATTCGAATCGATCGCCACAGAAGACGCAAAGGCTCTGGCCAAAGCCACCGGAGTGGGGCCGAGGCTTGCAGAACGGATCATTCTCGAACTCAAAGACAAAGTTCGGCAGGTCGGATTCGAGCGAAAACTCGTTGGCGTTTCGACGAGCGGCAAGGCGGTGGTTGCGGCCGAGGACGATCTGGTTGAAGCACTGATGTCACTTGGGTATCGCCGCGCCGAGGCCGAAGCTGCTGCCTCACAAGTCTTGCCGAGCGAAGGGGACCTCAGTGAAAGATTACGCATCGCCTTGCGAGGGCTGACGAAGTAA
- a CDS encoding DUF423 domain-containing protein, with translation MTPKWALPLAGINVALSIVIGAFGAHSLREKVPAESMVIFHTGAQYHQIQAIGALLILLLLDRCSVPKRAFAGFALILVGCLLFSGSLYALAATGTRMLGMITPFGGVAFITGWLLVAFSGLVPTEQA, from the coding sequence ATGACACCCAAATGGGCATTGCCTTTGGCGGGCATCAACGTCGCACTTTCGATCGTGATCGGGGCCTTCGGCGCGCACAGCCTTCGCGAGAAAGTTCCTGCGGAATCGATGGTGATCTTTCACACCGGTGCCCAGTATCACCAGATTCAAGCCATTGGAGCATTACTGATTTTATTGCTTCTCGACCGGTGCTCCGTGCCGAAGCGGGCTTTCGCTGGATTTGCCTTGATTCTGGTCGGTTGTTTGCTTTTTTCAGGTTCACTGTATGCCTTGGCGGCAACTGGGACAAGAATGTTGGGAATGATCACACCGTTTGGAGGTGTTGCATTCATCACGGGATGGTTACTCGTCGCGTTTTCGGGGCTGGTCCCCACGGAGCAAGCATGA
- a CDS encoding segregation/condensation protein A, which yields MSTSLVRAKETLVFQGPLGLTAPPEIAIECEAYTGSLGALVRCVLHQKVDLYDIPMLPICQAYAEYVMGSDSEDLEGATTALIAIAYLVERKAHRLLPVPEPEELEDELHVYDGPGILDFQTALKSLSLSFEDRQELFFRSAGEPNYEIPFEIKGVNGNDLARALEALLERATQQPEVFLSRPRRSLAEMMQVVERCLSQDQRSLVDLVEGEYTRVEALWWFLALLELIRLGTAGVSVLENGEVRFYLMAVAA from the coding sequence ATGTCAACTTCGCTCGTGCGCGCAAAAGAGACTCTGGTGTTTCAGGGTCCGCTGGGATTGACTGCCCCGCCCGAGATCGCGATCGAATGCGAAGCGTACACCGGAAGTTTGGGCGCGTTGGTGCGCTGTGTCCTACACCAAAAAGTCGACCTGTACGACATCCCAATGTTGCCGATCTGCCAGGCGTACGCCGAGTACGTAATGGGCAGCGATTCCGAGGACTTGGAAGGTGCGACTACCGCTTTAATTGCCATTGCCTACCTCGTTGAGCGGAAGGCACATCGCCTTTTGCCGGTGCCAGAACCTGAAGAGCTCGAAGATGAATTACACGTTTACGACGGCCCAGGGATTCTCGATTTCCAAACCGCGCTCAAATCGTTGAGCCTTTCATTTGAAGATCGGCAAGAGCTGTTTTTCCGGAGCGCGGGCGAGCCGAATTACGAAATTCCGTTCGAAATCAAAGGCGTCAACGGAAACGATCTAGCTCGAGCGTTGGAAGCTCTCCTAGAACGCGCCACACAGCAACCCGAAGTGTTCTTGAGCAGACCTCGACGGTCGCTAGCCGAAATGATGCAGGTGGTCGAGAGATGCCTTTCGCAAGACCAGCGATCACTGGTCGACCTCGTCGAAGGGGAGTACACGCGAGTTGAGGCTTTATGGTGGTTCCTCGCTTTGCTGGAGCTGATCCGACTCGGCACTGCAGGAGTATCGGTGCTGGAGAATGGCGAGGTCCGGTTCTATTTGATGGCGGTGGCGGCATGA
- a CDS encoding proline--tRNA ligase, producing the protein MANNLGVTPREQDYSAWYNDVVEKAGLAEHSDVRGCMVIKPHGYAIWEHMQRGLDDMFKATGHQNAYFPLFVPKSFLSKEADHVEGFAKECAVVTHYRLMNDPNGGGVIVDPTAKLEEELIIRPTSETIIWNTYRNWIQSYRDLPILVNQWANVVRWERRTRLFLRTAEFLWQEGHTAHETYEEAEEEAMKMLGVYKTFAEEFLAVPVITGVKSEGEKFAGADHTYCIEALVQDGRAIQAGTSHHLGQNFAKAFDVKFQSRDGKLEYVYATSWGVSTRLIGTLIMAHSDDKGLVLPPRIAPIQVVIVPIGKDADRPRVMEEANRIAGELRGLRWKDEKVRVHVDNRENLSPGFKFNDWELKGACIRIELGPRDIDNQACPVSRRDAEGKEFVGFDQLGNTVLDYLESAQNNLLQIATERREKMTQRVDTWDEFAKVFEGEGGSGFVIAHWDGTQETEDKIAEITKATIRCIPLQPLHPDDAKPGTCVFSGKPSKQRVIFAKAY; encoded by the coding sequence ATGGCAAACAATTTGGGCGTTACACCCCGCGAGCAGGACTACTCCGCTTGGTACAACGACGTTGTCGAAAAGGCCGGGCTCGCCGAACACTCTGATGTTCGCGGTTGCATGGTGATCAAGCCGCATGGTTACGCCATCTGGGAGCACATGCAGCGTGGCTTGGATGACATGTTCAAGGCCACCGGGCATCAGAACGCTTATTTCCCCTTGTTTGTCCCGAAGTCATTCTTGAGCAAAGAAGCCGATCACGTCGAAGGATTTGCCAAAGAGTGTGCCGTGGTGACCCACTACCGATTGATGAACGATCCGAACGGTGGCGGTGTCATTGTGGACCCAACGGCCAAGCTGGAAGAGGAACTGATTATTCGTCCGACCAGCGAAACGATCATCTGGAACACATACCGAAACTGGATTCAAAGTTATCGCGACCTGCCGATTCTCGTTAACCAGTGGGCAAACGTGGTCCGATGGGAACGACGCACACGGCTCTTCTTGCGCACGGCGGAGTTCTTGTGGCAAGAAGGTCATACCGCGCACGAAACCTACGAGGAGGCCGAAGAAGAGGCGATGAAGATGCTCGGCGTGTACAAGACTTTCGCTGAAGAGTTCTTGGCCGTACCCGTCATTACCGGCGTTAAGTCGGAAGGCGAGAAGTTTGCCGGAGCCGATCACACGTACTGCATCGAGGCGTTGGTTCAAGATGGCCGTGCGATTCAAGCGGGCACATCGCACCACCTCGGGCAGAATTTTGCTAAGGCATTTGACGTCAAATTCCAGAGCCGAGACGGTAAGTTGGAATACGTTTACGCCACGAGCTGGGGCGTTTCGACACGGCTTATCGGCACGCTGATCATGGCGCATTCCGACGACAAGGGTTTGGTTCTTCCACCTCGCATCGCGCCAATTCAGGTTGTGATCGTACCGATCGGTAAGGACGCAGATCGACCGCGTGTCATGGAAGAAGCTAACCGGATCGCCGGAGAGCTCCGAGGCTTGCGCTGGAAGGACGAAAAGGTCCGGGTCCATGTGGACAACAGGGAGAACCTCTCACCTGGATTCAAATTCAATGATTGGGAGCTGAAAGGAGCGTGCATCCGCATCGAACTCGGTCCTCGAGATATCGACAATCAGGCTTGCCCTGTTTCGCGCCGAGATGCCGAAGGTAAAGAGTTTGTTGGCTTTGATCAGCTTGGCAACACGGTGCTCGACTACCTCGAATCCGCGCAGAACAATCTGCTCCAAATCGCAACCGAACGACGAGAAAAGATGACTCAGCGCGTGGACACATGGGACGAGTTCGCAAAGGTGTTCGAAGGCGAAGGCGGCAGCGGATTCGTGATCGCGCATTGGGACGGAACTCAGGAAACCGAAGACAAAATCGCTGAGATCACGAAGGCGACGATTCGGTGCATCCCGCTCCAGCCGCTCCATCCAGACGACGCTAAGCCAGGAACGTGCGTGTTTTCTGGCAAGCCGTCAAAGCAGCGCGTGATCTTCGCGAAGGCTTATTGA
- a CDS encoding enoyl-ACP reductase, with the protein MLLDGKKGLVLNVVNKNSIGWAIAEAAVSHGAKVGVGAQNDRLLEAVEKLTGDNPAYKNFVVDFTDDAQLEALAEAVKKEYGTIDFVVHSAAYAPKEDLQGRFIETSRNGFQIAMDISAYSLIGLCRVLEPLINDGGSVMALSYLGSTRAAMNYNVMGVAKAALESSVRYLASDLGKRDIRVNTLSPGPINTVAARGVKDLTKMIDHVMEVGLLQTPFGQAEVGGSAVYLMSDLSKGVTGQIIFIDNGYNVAAL; encoded by the coding sequence ATGCTCCTTGACGGTAAGAAAGGTCTCGTCCTAAACGTGGTCAATAAGAATAGTATCGGTTGGGCAATAGCAGAAGCTGCAGTGTCCCACGGTGCAAAAGTGGGTGTTGGTGCCCAAAATGATCGATTGTTGGAGGCCGTCGAGAAGCTCACGGGCGATAATCCAGCCTATAAGAACTTTGTCGTCGACTTTACAGACGATGCCCAACTTGAAGCATTGGCAGAAGCCGTGAAGAAGGAATATGGCACGATTGACTTCGTGGTGCACTCTGCTGCCTACGCACCAAAAGAAGACCTTCAGGGACGATTTATCGAAACTTCGCGAAATGGATTTCAAATCGCAATGGACATTTCGGCGTATTCGCTGATCGGTCTTTGCCGCGTTTTGGAGCCATTGATCAATGACGGAGGTTCGGTGATGGCACTTTCTTATCTCGGTTCAACTCGCGCCGCGATGAACTACAACGTGATGGGCGTCGCGAAAGCCGCACTAGAATCCTCAGTGCGGTACCTCGCTTCGGACCTTGGTAAGCGTGATATCCGAGTGAATACTCTCTCACCTGGACCAATCAACACAGTCGCCGCGCGAGGCGTCAAGGACCTCACAAAAATGATCGATCACGTGATGGAAGTCGGACTTTTGCAAACTCCGTTCGGTCAGGCAGAAGTTGGAGGATCAGCGGTTTACCTGATGAGCGACCTCAGCAAGGGCGTCACCGGTCAGATCATCTTTATCGATAACGGCTATAACGTCGCCGCGCTGTAG
- the ruvB gene encoding Holliday junction branch migration DNA helicase RuvB gives MSHGRDNKELDPFQHVVDRAPDLSLRPKRLSEFIGQTKLKENLAIFLKAAQVRQEPLDHLLLYGPPGLGKTTLAHIVAAEMNTLIHVTSGPAIERPGDLVGILTNLEPGAVLFIDEIHRLSRPVEEILYPAMEDSKVDIMIGKGPAARSIRLELPQFTVIGATTRQGLLTGPLRDRFGIVMHFAFYDSEALFEIITRSAGILGYSITPDGARELAKRSRGTPRIANRLLRRVRDFAQVEGLVEITHASCERALKMLEVDSCGLDEVDRMILKTMIEKYNGGPVGLETIAASTGEDSGTIEDVYEPYLMQMGFVQRTPRGRMVTASAYAHLGIPKPKTAAPDTQGDLF, from the coding sequence ATGTCACACGGCCGCGATAACAAGGAACTCGATCCGTTTCAACACGTCGTTGACCGGGCGCCAGATTTGTCGCTTCGTCCAAAGCGGCTTTCAGAGTTCATCGGCCAAACAAAGCTGAAGGAAAATCTCGCGATCTTTCTCAAGGCGGCTCAAGTTCGCCAGGAGCCGCTGGATCACCTCTTACTTTACGGTCCGCCCGGTCTAGGAAAGACGACCCTTGCTCACATCGTCGCTGCGGAGATGAACACGCTCATCCACGTCACCAGCGGACCCGCTATCGAGCGTCCGGGCGATCTTGTAGGGATTCTCACCAACCTCGAACCTGGGGCGGTCCTGTTCATCGACGAAATCCACCGACTTTCGCGACCGGTCGAAGAAATTCTATATCCAGCAATGGAGGATTCAAAGGTCGATATCATGATCGGCAAAGGACCCGCCGCGCGTTCGATCCGCCTCGAACTACCGCAATTCACGGTGATTGGTGCGACCACCCGACAAGGCTTGCTCACCGGCCCACTCCGCGATCGATTTGGGATCGTGATGCATTTCGCGTTTTACGATTCTGAAGCGCTGTTCGAGATCATCACGCGATCAGCAGGAATCTTGGGCTACTCAATCACTCCCGACGGAGCGCGGGAACTCGCAAAGCGTTCTCGGGGAACACCGAGAATCGCCAACCGCTTGCTGCGACGGGTGCGTGACTTTGCTCAGGTCGAGGGTCTCGTAGAGATCACTCACGCCTCATGCGAGCGCGCATTGAAAATGCTCGAAGTGGACTCCTGCGGACTAGACGAAGTCGACCGAATGATCCTCAAAACGATGATCGAAAAGTACAACGGCGGACCAGTGGGTTTGGAGACGATCGCGGCTTCCACGGGCGAGGATAGCGGCACCATCGAAGACGTTTATGAACCGTATTTGATGCAGATGGGATTTGTGCAGCGGACGCCACGAGGCCGGATGGTCACCGCCTCGGCGTATGCTCATCTGGGAATCCCGAAGCCGAAAACAGCGGCACCAGACACTCAAGGCGACCTCTTTTAG
- a CDS encoding D-alanyl-D-alanine carboxypeptidase, translating to MKFPAAILAFFFFGSCFAQAPTVQGKSAIIIDAATGKVLWEKDADVPRYPASTTKIMTALLTLESKDLFDLLKAPASVTSVEGSSLHLRPGEEISVEDAVYAMILRSANDVCYTAAVRLAGSVSAFSDRMNERAKEIGCTGTHFHNPHGLPDKEHVTTAHDLARIARVAMKNPMFREVAKTRQRVIQRSINQEDTFLETRNKWLLKDPTADGIKTGFTNDAGHCYVGSAVRNGFRVITVIMNSPDTQVDQDAMLKWSFSNYEVGLSARPGELLCEVPITGGTVPTLGLAPLVDTQLLSKVGTKPKFTFRLENRAVAPIKAGQKLGYAVADDGTGFQVRVPVVALESVDVKPQMFNFEGRIPAFAWYALGAAVAGGALLYKKRTRIY from the coding sequence ATGAAGTTCCCTGCTGCCATTCTCGCTTTCTTTTTCTTCGGTTCATGCTTCGCGCAGGCGCCGACGGTGCAGGGCAAAAGCGCGATCATCATCGACGCAGCCACGGGCAAAGTGCTTTGGGAAAAGGATGCTGATGTGCCGCGGTATCCAGCAAGCACTACAAAGATCATGACGGCGTTGCTGACTTTGGAAAGCAAGGACCTGTTCGATCTTCTGAAAGCGCCGGCAAGCGTGACTTCGGTCGAGGGTTCGAGCCTTCATCTCAGGCCCGGCGAGGAAATTTCGGTTGAAGACGCGGTTTACGCAATGATTCTCCGGAGCGCAAATGACGTTTGCTACACCGCGGCGGTGCGTCTAGCAGGTTCAGTCAGCGCATTTTCCGATCGGATGAACGAGCGCGCCAAGGAGATTGGATGCACTGGAACGCACTTTCACAATCCCCACGGACTCCCCGATAAGGAGCACGTGACCACCGCACACGACCTCGCCCGAATTGCGCGAGTTGCGATGAAGAATCCGATGTTTCGCGAAGTCGCCAAAACCAGGCAGCGCGTGATCCAAAGGTCAATCAATCAAGAAGATACTTTCTTAGAGACGCGCAACAAGTGGTTGCTCAAAGACCCAACCGCGGATGGGATCAAGACTGGCTTTACAAACGATGCTGGTCACTGCTACGTGGGTAGCGCAGTGCGCAATGGGTTCCGTGTTATCACCGTGATCATGAATTCGCCGGATACCCAAGTCGATCAGGATGCGATGCTGAAGTGGTCGTTCTCAAACTACGAAGTCGGACTCTCCGCCCGGCCCGGCGAACTCCTTTGCGAGGTACCGATCACCGGCGGAACGGTTCCCACTTTGGGGCTCGCCCCATTGGTCGATACGCAGTTATTGAGCAAGGTTGGCACCAAGCCGAAGTTCACCTTCCGGCTCGAGAACCGCGCGGTAGCACCGATCAAGGCTGGGCAAAAGCTGGGTTATGCGGTTGCCGATGACGGCACGGGATTTCAGGTCCGAGTCCCGGTAGTCGCGCTAGAAAGTGTGGATGTAAAGCCACAAATGTTCAACTTTGAAGGTCGAATTCCGGCCTTTGCGTGGTACGCTCTTGGAGCGGCAGTCGCTGGTGGCGCACTGCTCTACAAAAAGCGTACGAGGATCTATTGA
- a CDS encoding MBL fold metallo-hydrolase yields MQEFAPDSFYLDSEMMGPGHIGISLLRSGGEFAIVDTAMAPAASRIIDSIQALGGSPEAVTAIFVTHVHLDHAGGAGSLAELCPNAKVIVHPRGVRHMVDPSRLIEGTRAVWGEQNYSKFFGEVRPVPERQAVEADFSTEVRFGDRTFQIFDTPGHAKHHYSLFEPASGVLFPGDTLGLAYDGQSVFPSSSPVQFDPDALKESVRLFANLGACCAAIAHFGILTDVEGACDQMLTRIDGFVDACQNSDSENELREKLLQLLPSSVRSMYELDAQINAQGLMHWKASQ; encoded by the coding sequence TTGCAGGAATTCGCACCCGACTCGTTCTACCTTGATTCCGAAATGATGGGGCCGGGGCACATTGGCATTTCGCTCCTGCGCTCGGGCGGTGAATTCGCTATCGTCGATACTGCGATGGCGCCAGCTGCATCTCGAATCATCGATTCCATCCAGGCTCTTGGCGGCTCACCAGAGGCAGTCACCGCCATCTTTGTGACCCATGTGCATCTCGACCATGCTGGAGGCGCAGGAAGTCTTGCAGAGCTATGCCCGAACGCCAAGGTCATCGTTCATCCGCGAGGAGTCCGGCATATGGTTGACCCGAGTCGGCTCATCGAAGGCACGCGGGCAGTCTGGGGAGAACAGAATTACTCAAAGTTCTTTGGCGAAGTTCGACCTGTTCCAGAGCGACAAGCAGTCGAAGCCGATTTCAGCACTGAGGTTCGGTTCGGGGATCGCACATTTCAAATTTTCGATACTCCGGGCCACGCCAAACATCATTACTCGCTATTCGAACCCGCATCGGGAGTTCTCTTTCCGGGTGACACGCTCGGATTGGCCTATGATGGCCAATCGGTTTTCCCGTCGAGTAGTCCGGTCCAATTCGATCCGGATGCTCTAAAGGAATCTGTTCGGCTCTTCGCAAATCTAGGTGCTTGCTGCGCTGCCATCGCGCACTTCGGAATTCTCACCGACGTCGAAGGCGCCTGCGATCAAATGCTGACGCGCATCGATGGATTTGTGGACGCCTGCCAAAACTCCGATTCTGAAAATGAACTTAGGGAGAAGCTTTTGCAGCTTCTCCCCAGTTCGGTCCGGTCCATGTATGAGCTAGACGCTCAAATCAACGCACAGGGCTTGATGCACTGGAAGGCGTCTCAATAA
- a CDS encoding redoxin domain-containing protein, which translates to MKKFAIALIGLGMISGCALMRSEAGELAPPFQGQAQDKQNYSMLDITMNRPLVVLFTSPEGAVEAKAIKATGILQSALGEKSAQVLIVSQVSVAEFDTWKSKVDLPVPTIADPDRRTSQAYKVKQSPTWVYIGKRGILQGRWEGVSAPMMGEIIARVATDNDITGANSRAEFPGLAAEPELGEKLD; encoded by the coding sequence ATGAAGAAATTTGCAATTGCGTTGATCGGGCTCGGAATGATTTCGGGTTGTGCGCTTATGCGGAGTGAGGCCGGCGAACTGGCTCCACCGTTCCAAGGTCAAGCCCAAGACAAGCAAAACTATTCCATGCTGGATATCACGATGAATCGCCCTCTCGTGGTGTTGTTCACAAGTCCTGAAGGGGCCGTCGAAGCCAAGGCGATCAAGGCGACAGGAATCCTGCAATCCGCTCTCGGCGAGAAGTCTGCACAGGTTCTGATCGTCTCGCAAGTTAGTGTTGCGGAGTTTGATACCTGGAAGTCCAAGGTCGATTTGCCAGTGCCAACTATTGCGGATCCAGACCGCCGCACTTCGCAGGCGTACAAGGTTAAGCAGAGCCCGACCTGGGTCTACATCGGCAAGCGCGGGATCCTTCAGGGCCGATGGGAAGGCGTGAGTGCTCCGATGATGGGCGAGATCATTGCACGAGTCGCCACCGATAACGACATTACGGGCGCGAATTCTAGGGCCGAGTTCCCGGGCCTTGCCGCCGAGCCTGAACTTGGCGAGAAACTCGATTAG